One genomic segment of Vespa crabro chromosome 3, iyVesCrab1.2, whole genome shotgun sequence includes these proteins:
- the LOC124422910 gene encoding nucleoporin Nup188 gives MEATLSKLPYCKGLWSVISGTTCRCDKELVEDEIKNGTKLLMEGLQFFQMYTESSLQTISKQNLPPRMYDLISKLAPLINLDATITWDLVNNFMLYEYRNCAEAFASQLTDLSTMKILIDDIWSFYYSERVTLIKCLKLMVEYKDNERHPNQKDFTKFFDKVLLGDLLISVQKQVEALKFINPPIRSQLCTEEHLHKLYNSTLIEIRELLHILTVIVHDIHIPAKDFNKFYGSIGGVPRRLVHSRSHEDKAAVDKKIQEIQYSQAALLLVALDVRKHPEMEVWINNVRDNMQDIFEHKCIRDSSIQDSPLLLSWMLSNYAIDPENIDLLNQFKPFGIKAIQLDVFHYLQRLMSSEIIQEETHYATVVRSSVYNLLTLVCAFIDEDRLCALNGIFDAVASTIKFPETATRFWDERNDGIWVIYNVAVEWFPYKFEPLTNIATGLASASINSAKKIIEELDMLMSLTLEVSRQRDQSKPIRPYERECMIHKNLFSIRSDCLRENILVLSSDSEVVLFKTRASYWDALHHRIEQLFSQAGGGIANICNMQTSLLDNVTQGLKLLESLLAKDIDIPQSMVIPTELSFEIINRFSYPVLPPNIYRIVTACISISSKLVLKYPEDILSRMHAGVYPKFNDWYQNPLDFAEAISFDGGLIASWLSCIETIEHSYPILCAYLDTLSSYIITKHSKEAMYMIEIPGIVFLLQGVLPKLDSWYFKSDGERLDICLKSMFCLHRTLNTNLSDDDIRKKLQLTVTYSLLYLEPRHALLKLLRTGEHTLHNKMITETDWISGKGFKAIKSVQLALSIVNRLLMFRQSLGLEHSDRSPLEIALYSSPRVPNSLLIVPTIVNYLYVWFSPSLQAMAVRLLTKFAEGFSMSLLVCMGMDGTAIRETFASRLMSPTCAVEVKVAILELVAVCLEKQPGLTEALFNIMHQAERKRIFPRPVDEFLTEGCSQFLDLYLCRIYKEEDIVYDRLYESTMTLLRAMWYHRNEILVNFFRKREDFWSHLFAPFFRELVPVGKGYSQLLDIITLELFKSPLLENNFSTNLKKLLDTNYDHWNRLSNYVLGRIPTEDNIININKNKQHDADSLQTLYEKNLESWYNFIVTLTDERNRKNYTITFLQGHFIMHLSLDALLEQLKQLNDTGSAKIAMLLASLSLRCITSWKHMCVGDSQIFKSKLMKLTQEIGQEYRGYGKSLRQTLISLLLGCVQLIKSTLAEDTASLEYLLSYSCTIATSELEELRESAIQLLKQKQAFPQDANKREISSIDMSTAKGTEEMNIETIKGTRKSLPATLTICLVTQLLRSYIERRLSTKRRRKASCIQLRQMIPELITCVCITLQKQPYLKFSTAALNLLSIITRSPYCPKSINENDTAKLWLALIPPTDIGNSMLDYLYDDTPNGQWRCQDWWPVYTLGLEIIMGLVTSETPSIYIKPIVIFVNSHEYQLMAVSTLLRHTADLLAADLIQTLVALIHGIATQECIWNSIPSNVRETLIKCMYLAYDSTVNLLLRPRILKFIIDGISVESAEELKSCDERLPSSELKLLVNKLIVINTTCALCFVYFSPRLNTLVDTIYTQDFWYTPMAEMNFGAPQMSISSGPRLTYGTIISSTQLFTQALHSSSHSTSMSSTSLVTQPGKEDKNDSAKREWERAAPENLRRMHTSKDLRRIIHAASGPATSRSASANIAADFLGYVSGLDVTVPLLSSPRLVRRPYDPLICENTILSKATALAAGRHVAKGSGGTSSGTNNGSPSIVKNNINKFSDPWFESMDENNTRLALEINLVLILCQALEGVRSPRLALRDRQLIARETATELGVFFDFLEHRGTPDIWKVRGSLLDADAKGVIMVDIPDPIQKMSHARLRKDSTIDKAPVTLANTDDNSFINEHNILEKRLDEGILTTGTFAANISSVQFLPLMGKLLKSVVESLDSTHY, from the exons ATGGAAGCAACATTAAGTAAATTACc atattgtaAAGGCTTATGGTCTGTAATATCTGGAACAACATGTCGTTGCGACAAAGAACTTGTAGaagatgaaattaaaaatggaaCGAAGTTACTCATGGAAGgtttacaattttttcaaatgtatACAGAGTCTTCACTTCAAACTATTTCTAAACAAAATCTTCCTCCCCGAATGTATGATTTAATCAGTAAACTTGCTCCATTGATT aatttggATGCAACGATTACCTGGGATTTAGTTAATAATTTCATGCTATATGAATATCGCAATTGTGCAGAAGCTTTTGCATCTCAACTCACAGATCTAAGtactatgaaaattttaattgatgatATTTGGAGTTTTTACTATTCTGAAAGAGTAACATTGATCAAATGTTTAAAACTGATGGTTgaatataaggataatgaaaGACACCCAAATCAAAAGGattttacaaaattctttGATAAAGTCTTATTAGGTGATCTTCTTATTTCTGTACAAAAACAAGTAGAAGCATTAAAGTTTATTAATCCTCCTATAAGATCTCAGTTATGTACAGAAGAACATttgcataaattatataacagtACCCTTATTGAAATAAGAGAATTACTTCATATATTAACTGTAATTGTACATGACATTCATATACCTGCAAAGGATTTTAATAAGTTTTATGGAAGCATTGgg GGTGTCCCACGTAGATTGGTTCATTCAAGAAGTCACGAAGATAAAGCAGctgtagataaaaaaattcaagaaataCAGTACAGTCAAGCAGCTCTACTTCTTGTTGCATTGGATGTTAGAAAGCA tCCTGAAATGGAAGTTTGGATAAATAATGTACGAGATAATATGCAGGATATCTTTGAACATAAATGTATTCGTGATAGTTCCATACAAGATAGTCCATTACTTTTGTCATGGATGTTATCAAATTATGCTATAGATCcagaaaatattgatttattaaatcaatttaaacCCTTTGGTATCAAAGCAATTCAACTTGATGTCTTTCACTATCTTCAAAGATTGATGTCAAGTGAAATAATCCAAGAAGAAACTCATTATGCTACAGTTGTGCGTAGTAGTGTGTACAATCTTCTCACATTGGTCTGTGCTTTTATTGATGAAGATCGATTATGCGCATTAAATGGCATTTTTGATGCTGTTGCTTCTACAATCAAATTTCCAGAAACTGCAACTAGATTTTGGGATGAACGCAATGATGGTATATGggttatatataatgttgcCGTAGAATGGTTTCCTTATAAATTTGAACCACTTACAAACATTGCAACTGGACTTGCAAGTGCATCGATTAATAGTGCTAAAAag ATTATAGAAGAATTAGATATGTTAATGTCATTGACTTTAGAAGTTTCTCGACAACGAGATCAAAGTAAACCAATAAGACCATATGAGCGAGAATGTATGATACATAAGAATCTATTTTCTATAAGGTCAGATTGTTTGCGAGAAAATATTCTTGTATTGTCCAGTGATAGCGAAGTAGTATTATTCAAAACAAGGGCTAGTTATTGGGATGCATTACATCACAGAATAGAACAATTATTTTCACAAGCTGGAGGTGGTATagcaaatatttgtaatatgcAAACTAGTCTACTGGATAATGTTACTCAAGGATTAAAGCTATTGGAATCTTTACTTGctaaagatatagatataccACAGAGTATGGTTATACCAACAGAGCTAAgtttcgaaattattaacaGATTTTCTTATCCAGTTCTACCTCCAAACATATATCGAATTGTTACCGCGTGCATAAGTATATCATCCAAGTTGGTATTAAAATATCCTGAAGATATTTTGTCTCGAATGCATGCAGGAGTTTATCCAAAATTTAACGATTGGTATCAAAACCCTTTAGACTTCGCAGAAGCAATTTCTTTTGATGGTGGTTTGATTGCATCTTGGCTATCCTGTATAGAAACCATAGAACATTCTTATCCAATCCTTTGTGCATATCTTGATACTTTATCtagttatataataacaaaacacAGTAAGGAAGCTATGTACATGATTGAAATACCAGGGATAGTATTTCTTTTACAAGGTGTCTTACCAAAATTAGATTCATGGTATTTTAAAAGCGATGGTGAAAGATTGGATATTTGTTTGAAGAGTATGTTTTGCCTTCATCGTACacttaatacaaatttatccGACGACgatatacgaaaaaaattgcaattgaCTGTGACATATAGTCTTCTTTACTTAGAACCTAGACATGCACTACTGAAATTATTGCGTACGGGTGAGCACACACTGCACAATAAAATGATCACGGAAACAGATTGGATAAGTGGTAAGGGATTCAAGGCTATAAAAAGTGTACAATTGGCATTATCAATAGTGAATCGACTGTTGATGTTCAGACAATCTTTGGGTTTAGAACACAGTGATAGATCTCCATTGGAAATAGCTTTATATTCTTCACCACGTGTACCCAATAGTCTTTTGATAGTACCAACTATagttaattatctatacgtgTGGTTTAGTCCTTCGTTGCAAGCCATGGCTGTCAgacttttaacaaaattcgccgAAGGATTCTCTATGTCATTGCTCGTTTGTATGGGCATGGATGGTACAGCGATAAGGGAAACTTTCGCCTCTCGATTAATGTCACCGACATGTGCAGTAGAAGTCAAAGTCGCCATCCTCGAATTGGTTGCTGTCTGTTTGGAAAAACAACCTGGCTTAACTGAAGCCCTGTTTAATATAATGCATCAAGCAGAACGCAAAAGAATATTTCCACGACCAGTTGATGAATTTCTCACGGAAGGTTGCAGTCAATTTTTAGATCTTTACTTATGtcgaatatataaagaagaggATATCGTTTATGACAGATTATACGAAAGTACGATGACTTTATTACGTGCAATGTGGTACCATCGCAACGAAATTCTTGTCAATTTCTTCCGTAAAAGAGAAGATTTTTGGAGTCATCTCTTTGCTCCTTTCTTTAGGGAATTAGTACCAGTGGGTAAAGGCTATTCACAACTTTTAGATATAATTACATTAGAATTGTTCAAAAGCCCGttattggaaaataatttttctacgaATCTGAAGAAATTATTGGATACAAATTATGATCATTGGAATAGATTATCAAATTATGTTCTGGGAAGAATACCAACTGAggataatatcataaatataaacaaaaacaagcAGCACGATGCCGATAGTTTACAAACTTTATACGAGAAAAACTTAGAATCATggtataattttatcgttactctTACCGAcgaacgaaatagaaaaaattatactatTACATTTTTGCAAGGACACTTTATAATGCATCTCTCCTTAGATGCTTTACTTGAACAATTAAAACAACTAAATGATACTGGTAGTGCAAAGATAGCTATGCTTTTAGCTTCACTATCATTACGTTGTATTACTTCATGGAAACATATGTGTGTAGGTGACTCGCAGATTTTTAAAAGCAAATTAATGAAACTTACTCAAGAAATTGGCCAAGAATATCGTGGATATGGAAAATCTCTGCGTCAAACATTGATCTCCTTGTTACTTGGTTGCGTGCAACTAATAAAAAGCACTCTTGCAGAGGATACGGCTAGTCTTGAATATCTTTTAAGCTACTCTTGTACTATTGCTACTAGCGAGTTGGAAGAGCTACGAGAATCGGctatacaattattaaaacaaaaacaggCATTTCCACAAGAtgcaaataaaagagaaatatcatCGATAGACATGAGTACTGCAAAAGGCACAGAAGAAATGAACATAGAAACTATCAAAGGTACCCGAAAGAGTTTGCCAGCAACATTGACAATCTGTTTGGTGACTCAACTTCTACGTTCCTATATAGAACGTAGACTTTCAACTAAACGTCGTCGAAAAGCTAGCTGCATTCAGCTTCGTCAAATGATACCCGAACTAATAACATGCGTTTGCATCACTTTACAAAAGCAACCTTATCTCAAATTTAGTACCGCGGCATTAAACTTACTTAGTATAATAACACGTTCACCATATTGTCCAAAatcgataaatgaaaatgatacaGCTAAATTATGGTTAGCTCTGATCCCACCTACAGATATTGGTAACAGTATGCTTGATTATCTATATGATGACACCCCCAATGGTCAATGGCGATGTCAGGATTGGTGGCCAGTTTATACTCTTGGATTGGAAATCATTATGGGCTTGGTGACGAGTGAAACTCCATCGATATACATAAAACCTAtagtaatatttgtaaattctCACGAGTATCAACTTATGGCAGTATCGACATTACTTAGACATACAGCTGACCTATTAGCTGCTGATTTAATTCAAACCTTAGTTGCTCTTATTCATGGTATAGCAACTCAAGAATGTATTTGGAACTCTATACCGTCTAATGTACGTGAAACACTGATCAAATGTATGTATCTTGCATATGACAGTACTGTAAACTTATTATTGCGACcacgaatattaaaatttataatcgatgGTATAAGTGTGGAAAGTGCCGAAGAATTAAAATCTTGCGACGAAAGATTACCGAGCAGTGAATTAAAGTTGCTTGTTAACAAATTGATAGTCATTAATACTACTTGTgctctttgttttgtttactTCTCACCGAGATTGAATACTCTCGTCGATACGATATACACGCAAGATTTTTGGTATACACCAATGGCTGAAATGAATTTTGGAGCACCCCAAATGAGTATAAGTTCTGGTCCACGGTTAACTTATGGTACAATTATTAGTTCCACGCAATTGTTTACTCAAGCACTACATTCAAGTTCACATTCAACTAGCATGTCGTCTACATCTTTGGTGACTCAGCCTGGCAAAGAGGATAAAAATGACTCTGCTAAAAGAGAATGGGAACGTGCTGCACCGGAAAATCTTCGACGAATGCATACGAGCAAAGATCtaagaagaattatacatGCTGCCTCAGGTCCGGCAACCTCGAGATCTGCATCGGCAAATATAGCTGCTGATTTTCTTGGATATGTTAGTGGCCTTGACGTAACAGTACCATTGCTAAGCAGTCCACGTCTCGTTCGACGACCCTATGATCCTCTTATCTGCGAGAATACTATTCTCTCAAAAGCAACTGCCTTGGCAGCTGGAAGACACGTTGCTAAGGGCAGTGGTGGGACATCTTCAGGTACCAACAATGGTAGTCCAAgtatagtaaaaaataatataaacaaatttagtGATCCCTGGTTCGAATCGATGGACGAAAATAATACTAGATTAG